CATctgtaaatttgaattattgatagattttacatatgaattttattttacttattattgatgaattttttcgacaaatttatttatgttggtAATACAAATTTCAATTACCGATAAATTTTTTCTTCAGTAAAATCTGTTAGTAATTACATATCTTAAAATtcaattgtaatttaaattttttattattgacgAATTATTCTATTGATAAATCTGTGAATAGatagaacaaaatttttttCCCAAATATGATGAGAAATACATGATAAATTAAGTAGGtgagtgagaagaagaaaaattaaaaagagaataagGAGAAGAAGGAGATGTGAGAGACGTGATGGTGGCATGGTGGtggaggaagagaaagagaatagGCAAAGCATAGAAGGAAAAgtgagagaaggaggaggaatAAGAGAAGCAAGAGGAGGAAAAGAAGGAGATGACAGTGGTGACAAATGAAAACAACAGAGACATTAACAACGTTGACAGTGAAGGAATAAGAGGAATGTGGGAGGTAGAAGAAAATTGGAAAgttaaaaggaagaagaagaaggagggaGGAGGAAGAATGTGGACTATATCTTAATTCTAATAGTGaattttattcatgaatttCCTAATgtgtttataaaatatactgatgaaaattttactaatagtttttttatcattgataattttaatttaccaacaaattttaagTATTATCGAAAAATTTTAGTCTTTggataatatcaatttttttttttgtaatgttagtattgatattatttaaGATAGTTTATTCTAGTGTATAATAGTGAGATATATACTCCAATGATTGAGTATAAATAATACCAtagaaataagacaaaaatacattgttttgctttttttttgGGACTATTTTAGTAATCACCCACctagttttaagaaaataaactaatCCTCTActttaatattcttaaaattattatagataAAAGTTGACTTGCAAAACATATgctattaaacttttaaaaattgttggaGAGGTTAATGTGAGAGTTTTCAAGTGATGTGTTGTACAACTTAAAAGTAGCTAACAAACTAGTAACTAACCTCTCATTTATTACTATACTTCTCATGTTCACTTTATGCCTATCTAATGTGATGTACGTAATTGTTAGGGCAAAAGCTTTTTAGGAGGTTGGACTtcgaaatttatatatatatatatatatatatatatatatatatatatatatatatatatatatatatattcttgaaatttggtgtatataattagtttttggCTTTGGTTTTCAGAGAGACGCACTTCTAAGAAATAAAATGCTCTCACCGTTGTCATTAGAAAATCTACAAGTAAGAATCgtgataaaatgaaatgaatatataataaaaataaaaattaattacaaatttaactaataacctttttaattaatcaaagtggTACTTTGTGTTTTAAAGAGTGTAATTcctaaaaaaagttttttttttttctaatgactAAATATGAgcacttataaaattaaagaagctGAAACAGCAGATAGATTAACACACACAGATTAACAATGCAGTCAGTTTAATAAAATGATCATATtaagaatgtaaaaatatatatttaattgttcaAAAGTGAAGCTAATGATaagcaaatataaataatgaggTCCGTTTTATCATGAAGAAAAGACAAAAGATATATCGAACAGCAGTGCCATAGGTGTGGCGTGgcttatgtatatatatagagagagagagaataaaagaagaatatagAGTATAGCTGGTACGtgtaaaaagtttataaataatagaCCTTAGCTTGAAGAAAGCATGCATGGTTTTGGTTGAGATCACTGTTTTGAATGTGACAACTTCAATGTATAGCAGAGAAGAAAGGGACCAGAAATCACTGTTGCTGATTTGTTTTTCTGAGGTTCAACTCTCATGTCGTTTCATGCTCCTGTCAAAAGGGTTTCCATGGAACCTCTTGTTTCAAACAAAGAAGTTAAAGAGCAAGATCAGAGTGAAAAACCTCCCAATTTCTGAACCTACAAAACGACATCATAACAAAGAAAACACCAACTTCATCGGTGCAATTTCTCTTCATCTGTAGTTTATTTTCAGTAATTACTCTTTATCTCTATTTTCTATTCTCAGAAAGATTATTACATATTGATTAagattaatatcttttttaatatgatacCAAAGTGTATCCTGACAAAAATTGAAGGGTCTATCAACTAGGTTATTTTCAAGTGTAGTTAATATCCAAACTTATGTACAAAATGTTTCcgcataaaataatattaagaaaaaattaatttataatatataaatagagataatttttaatttaaattataaagttaaataagtttgtaatttttataattagatatgaaattaaaattcatttatcttttaagttttgatgtattttgttttctaaactataaaattgaattgatataattatttcaatttaattatattaattttttttatataaaacaatattttaaaccgatgtttgaattattaaatcttataaataatttaaacgtTAATATTAAATGTTGACATCtcaaaaaatctttaaaaagattatatctattaaattttagaacttaaaaattaaattatattaaagtgtAGTAcatgaataaattttcaatttcattacataacgtaagaattaaaaacatatttaatttataattatacgTCGATGGTTATGTAAAGAAGATTTTTACACGGTAATTATTCTAAACCTAACGTATACTGTTCATAGTTTTAGGTATGGTAATGCTTTCctaataattcaatatattattattttgaagaaattaattagaatctcaaaattttcatattcaGAGTTGCGTTCATGTTAATTTCAGTAATTgagttcttttatatttctttgaaACGGGTATTGAGAAATAGTTAAAGGACTTATATATTTTCGAGAAAGTTgtgtaattatataaaatagtagAAATAGTAagagaattttgaaaaatattttcaagtcataaatattcttataataagtaataattatttcattttcttataatgAATCGGGATAGtttataaaatgatgaaaatagaCGCTAGAGAAAACTAAATGGAGGGTTTTATGGTAaaccatattttgaaaattttactaAGTCTAATTTGATCAAAAGCATTTTATTTGAGAGTAGGAATTTAAATAAtccattttattattgtttaataaaaaattgattcattaggtaattaattaaagattttttatagatttctcaatattaattaaatggtggttaattatatcataaaagtTGGCTggtataaaaagtaaaaattgattGAACATTCATTATTGTGTATTCCATCAAATTTCTTCGTCCACCGACAAAAGATGGAAGGGTTTTGCTTTCTCCACCACCACCTTTACTCCTTTCACCTCTCCaactttttacaaaaaatttttaattacaaaaataacattcttttatcattttttttacttgtaactctatttaattactttaatataaaactcTAAATTTCAATCATTTTCCGACCCCCCaactttccttctctctttccaaATTTTCACCCTAACTTTCACATCCGTTTAGTTTTCTTCtaactcttatttttcttctccatAATTGTTTCCTTTCATTCGCGCAGCCCATCCCAACTCTTACTTTAGTTTCGTACTCAACACTTACTTTGTTGAGGAACTCGACTTTAAGCTTCTCTCTCACAGTGAAAGCGTTCAAGGGAAGAGATGTGAGGGGGAGAAAATAATTGAAGTTggaagacaaagaaaaagaagaggatgaagataaAGGGAAATTTGAGTTTCTGTAATTGTAATAGACGTGATAAAGACGTAGCAAATCTCATCTCATCTAATCGAGAAGGTCGTGGTTCATTCGCTCGTGCTTCTTAGCATCATTAACAACTACAATAGAGTCTTCAAGGACACGCGCAAGCGCATCGTCGGCGTTTTGCAAAGCTCATCTTTCAAAGGCACCATCGACGGTACCAACAGCTACGCTGGTTCGGATAtgttcttttctctttccattACGACATTCCTTTACTAAATAATTGTTGGAGTTGTTGCCAGGATTTTTGCCCACCCAAATCTAACTTCCCCAACACCACCACTACTATCTTCCTTCAGTCACAGATGAGAGCAGAGTGTCTTGTCCTATCTATTTATAAACCTTCTACCACACTTCTCATTGTGCCCTCAATCTAACTCTCTTTCACAAAAACCCAACATAACTCAAATGGATCGAAAAAGCTTCCGCTCTCTTGCACTCATCACCGTTGTTGTCGCAGCTGTTGTCGCAGCCGTCAAAGGCCAGTCTCCATCAGCGACGCCCATCACGACCCCTCCTATCGCCACCACCATTCCCTCTGCATCCCTAGTCACCACCCCTTCTAAGCCTAAATCACTGACGCCGATTGTTTCTCCCACGTCATCTCTGCCATCTTTCTCCCCCAATGCTACAACTGCAACCCCCGCATCATCTCCCACTACTTCGCCTCCATCTAAAATCGCTTCAGCAGCTCCAGCGACCAACCCCCCGACCACCACACCACCGGTTGCTAGAACTCCTACAGCCATACCCCCGGTTGCTACACCTCCTGCAACCACACCCCCAGTTGCTACACCTCCTGCAACCACACCTCCTGTAGCCACACCTCCACTAGCCGTGGTGAGAGAACTTGTCGTGGGAAGAGAGAAGTTTGGCGTATTTAAGAAGGCTGTCGTGGTGTTCGACTCTGGGACCGATGGTGAAGACAACGAGGAGAACGAAAGGGAGCTTCTCTGTGTTCATGGCTTGAACCTCGAACGTGTAGTTCATAGGAGAGAGGTCGAAGACGCGGCATGACTGGCTTGGGAGAATCCATGGTTTTTTTGCAAGCTTTATGCCTATGATTCGTTAAAAAAATAACGAAATAGTGGTTTATTTCCAGCATTATTAAAGGAAATAATGTCCAACTGTAAACAAAATGACGTGTTGGCAAAGCCTCAAtccctttattattattatttttcttttatcttttaaaccAACCAAAGAATGTCATCGAACTGTTTtatcaatttgatgtttttttgccagatttttttttttgttttaaaccaACGAATATAACTCCACAAAAAGAAGAACACATAATAAAACAGAACAAAATAAGGACATCACAACTTAGTACTATGACTCTAAGACCCTATTATGATTTAGATGTCTTCCTAGAATCTTCTTCAGTAGACTCTTCATTAGAATCCTCTATTTTTGGATTGTTATTAATCTCCTTCTAATAGAGCACATATTTGATGGGAAGAAGAATTTGAACAACAGAAATTTGgaggaatgaaaaatattaagaagataagtgctttttcaaaatctatGGAACTCTTGGAGGGCCAGAACTGCTTTTATAACTTGAAGTTTCTTGattatatgattcaatttttaagtttcatGAAGTTGTTTTCTACCGAAATATAGTGGATCTGATTTAGAGAAAACAACTtaatgaaactttaaaaaatgaatcattCAAAAACGATCAAACTGTGCAATTGTATAGAGTTAAgcattatatttatagagtcaATTCAAAACTTCTGGtaacaacacaaaattaatgTTCACAACCACTTTAATGTCTTTCACGTCGAAGTCTCCTAAAATTAGACgttttattagaatttaaaaagtgaaaaaaaacgAAGAATAATACTTGAGATACTTTCtccataaaattaattaaacttcagTGTCAATAATAGTCAACACTGTTTTCTGAAACGATATCCACTTTCTTCCAACACGACACTCTTTAAAATACTTTTCAGATTTTTCAAACTCGTTTTAAGATCTTTCACTACCAAAGATTCCTTCTGTCAATTGCttcaaaatagaaattataattttgttggataagaaaatagatatattaGGCACAATTTTAATACAAAGTTTGATGAGGCACTTGTTACGTATCATAAGTTGGATGATAAAACTTATTGAGATAAATCTTTAGAAAAAAACTTAGTTTGGTATTAAGACGAAGTTTATAAACACATCATTAATCACTTtacaaattaattcttttaatgttCCCTGAGTACATTACATTAAGCTAAACGGATTGTGACATCATATAATTATGAGAGTTAAATATGTGAGTTATTAAACATTCTGAAGTATGACATATCTATGTACTCTTTCCAACTAAATCCAGAAAAATTTTTGGCAAGTGGTGGGAGAAGATTCCATATAACTGCTTTTGGTTGGCTGATTAATCATTTATATGATATGATGTTGCAAAACCATGATAATGTTTAAAGAATTGAACGTATAGTTATATTTTACTAGGATTTTTTAGTATGAATTTATGAATAGTCGGGATTTTaagtatgaattttaaaatatatgctaaaagaaaatttatctataaaatatttaaatcaggTTTATTATTTAAGGGTGGAGATCTATCTTCCAAAAACTTAAGTCATTATGATAGTTTGTGATCTTTTAGAATTGTATTTATAGGATCATGAACCTATATtcttattgaaataattaatcttaaacatataataacataataatatttcatcataaataataatcataatatcatACCAATgagattaattataatatatagatattattGCAATTGATATAAGTTTGGATtgttttatagtaaaaaaaactcTAATGGACTTTATTAGATTTTGGTTTTTAGTGTGTTTATTGAATCGTATAAAAATACTAtgtatcatttaaaaaaaataagaatacgTGTAAACgttagaaattttatttgaatataaacaatatattaaaatgagatatACTTCTCATCTTATATAATAGTTGCGTTGAATTATATGTGCTTTTCGCACTAAGATAAGGATGGTGTTGTGAGAATGTTCCAAAGTCACAACTTGTTGATTactctttatttttgttaatggattttacttttgtatttttcaaaataaaatttgtaaagaattaagttggacgtgaaaattttaaattttaagataaaaagcatttataagaaaacacatcacaaataagtatatatttataaaattttatattgccGTTTAAGTGAAAATTTTATACAAAGATCAAGTCGATTGGATTTAGTagatcaactttttcttttatgattgaCTGAATGTAGAAGAATAAAGCTTGTTATAAGATAGTTGGATTGATGGTGATATCTATATATTTGTAAGGGAGAGGTGACTTGGATTGAGTTCCTAATTATGTGTTTAATCACACTTATTTTTCTCTCCCTTAACCTGAGTGGAGAGAAATTTTTTAGATTGatattttcatagttttttaaaaagaaaaattgaaaaaattattgatatattcaTTGGCACACCTTAGTAATATTGTGATTTGTGTTTTGTTCACTCTTAGATGgaactcaaattttaatatatttaaattattacgATTATCAATCAAAAGGGCTATAACTAGATAAACCAGTTTAGTattattgttttacttttagattttaattactttgtttttcatatttgaaaactttattaCTCTATGTAATAGTGGATTGTAGGTACTTATTTGTGTTTGTGATTTAAGTATCTTGTAATCATATATCTGAAACCTGGTTGATTAActtatataaataacttttagcTGTTATATTGAAAGGATTATtctatgttaaaaatattaataatttttttataattattatcgtcatttttttattgttattgatcattgtaaattattatgaatttgaaaaaaattattttttccataTATTTTGGTATTATTGGTTCATAGTGTTGTTATTTTCTCCATCAAACATTGGTgtcattgttattttttactttttcacatTTGTGGTTACATCAGggtttttttagtatttatgtgataattaaattaagaactatttcaaaatacttttaattgtatgaaataattatctaaatacagttttctttttgtatatacaattttttttccaatgttatcttttaattataatagaattattaatcgattttttaaaaaatatatttaataacagattttttataaataacatttattttaaaattatcacaaatgatatttttctttattataaatatattatcatgtataatttttatataaaagagagtattatttgtatatttaattttagttcctTTTAACAATTtacaattacaaaaaataatatatatatatatatatatatatatatatatatatatatatatatatatatatatatatatatattcgttaTTCTTTACATAAGAATTTAGTTTTTGTACGAAATTAAGCAaatttaaaggataaattattgtttaggcaaaaaatttcaaattaaaaaatgaatatgtaGTTGGAGACTAGACGAGTTCAACTCAAGAAATCGTATCCTTCCTATACAACTTTACCAGTAGCATTGATCAGAGGTGAAGTCGTGCATCCAAAAATGATTTTAggctttttttattataaattaaaaaggaaattgaaGTGGTAAGGAGGGTTGACGAGTCTTGCACCTTCCACacgttttcacttttttttatttaaatgtattaaaaattttatatttcattataatttattattttgaatttttattattatattatattttttaactaattataattaattaaaaacaatttttacattataaattatttaaaataataaaaacattaaataaatgaaattgtttaaGAGGTTGACAATTGAAGTTGTGCATCCCCACTcactcttactttttttttaattttttatttaaaataatttataaattttaaaaaatgcatttaaaagtatatataatattttaaattaaatataattaataattaaagtttttaatattattaaataaataaacttcattggttttaattatttttattatttttttcaaaaataatttataaactttatttaatgtatttaaatgtatataaaatattttaaattatatatacttaaaaattaaagattttaaatattattaaataaataaacttaattggttttaattatttttgtaattaaattaatttttttttaaaatttattttaagtttattttatttttaaatttactttgaaattattttatttttaaactataataattataaaaaataatttcttcataaatttattttatttttaaattaattatattagaaaataatttataataaaataaaataattttatgcatttttatttatttagttacaataataatagttgaaaattatttaactgaaatcacttttataaataatttaatttaattacaaaaataattaaatccaattaattttattttttaataatatttaaaagctttaattattaattatatataattcaaaatattttatatacatttaaatacattattaaaaatttataaattattttaaacaaaaaaaaaatacaaaaataattaaaatcaatgaatttttttatttaataatattaaaaaactttaattattaattacatataatttaaaatattttatatacttttaaatgcattatttaaaatttataaattattttaaataaaaagttaaaaaaaaagtaaaagtgggtggggtgcacgacttcaaaaaaaaaagtcgTCAACCCacacaatttcatttatttaatgtttttattactttaaataatttaatatgtgaaattgtttttaatttgtttgccTAATTTATCTCATGACTTAtccaatttcatttctttttcctacgtcagtaatttatcttttaaatttgtacaaaaatctaagaattttctttctaaaattctttGTAGTTGGCGAGCGCCGCGAAGATCATGTGCTGAGTTTGCGAGCGACACGAAGAGGTAAGTCATCTTTTCACAGCCTTGTTAGCTTTGATTTGACTTGAAAATGTTAACGGTCCTATAATCTGCGTTGAAGATTTTCAATGGTGAAGGGAACTgttctacatttttttattttagacgTTGAAGTGCAAGATTATTTGGTGGAGATCGTCTTAGCTTTTGCCATCTTTCTCATCAAgaacaattttaaaatcatctttCCAAAACTTAAGTTAACTTTGATTATTAATCTTATGCGTTGAAGGTCTTCGGTGATGAACACTGTCCAGAGGTTAGTTTTTGCCATTTTCTCATTTGTATACATTGCATTAAGTTATGCAATTGCTTCATGGTCATGCCTTTATTGATCCGTGATTCTAAAACCCAACATCTATTAAATTGATGTTGGTGGTTGTACTGTTTAAGGAGGTAAAATGTAATATCTCTGTTAAGTGGTGCGATGAACCTGTTACTGGGATAAATTTGCAGCCTCCAGCAATCAAGTATCCTGGAGTTTGTAGAAGGGTTAAGGGTAAAAAGACAGATGGGGTTTTAAAGTACTATTTTACTACTGCAACTGCCACTACGTATTTGTTTCCTTTGACAAAACTAGTGAATTGGTGTTTGGACAGAACAAACCAAGTCACAACACTTTAGTGGTATAGGGTTTTTTTTCTTGGTTACTGAAGTGTGTTTGAAGATGTGGGAGGAGTCAACTTTTATATCTATGCAAGGGTGGATTGAAAATGGGTACGTGAGTAGCATGTGCATCACCCATTGCCATGTGAGTTTGGTGACATATTTTAGAAGACCATCTCTACCTCCCTTAactaattcatttattttttaattgactaTGATATTTTATCTCTTGTGTGCAACTTGGTTGTGGAATGGAATGTATGAATTATTCTCctatatttcacttttttttttccaaaaagtgatgacttaacttttttttcttgataattttttggcaagtatactaAATCGTTACAATTAATGTAATGGATAACTAAAATATCCTTCTCTCAAGGGATTTGTGCGACACATgacaatttttcc
The DNA window shown above is from Vigna radiata var. radiata cultivar VC1973A unplaced genomic scaffold, Vradiata_ver6 scaffold_122, whole genome shotgun sequence and carries:
- the LOC106752984 gene encoding salivary glue protein Sgs-3-like, with the protein product MDRKSFRSLALITVVVAAVVAAVKGQSPSATPITTPPIATTIPSASLVTTPSKPKSLTPIVSPTSSLPSFSPNATTATPASSPTTSPPSKIASAAPATNPPTTTPPVARTPTAIPPVATPPATTPPVATPPATTPPVATPPLAVVRELVVGREKFGVFKKAVVVFDSGTDGEDNEENERELLCVHGLNLERVVHRREVEDAA